A window of Longimicrobium sp. genomic DNA:
GCCGCATCCTCCACCCTCGAACCGCGTCTGGCCGACGGCGGACCTTCGCCTCGCCTCACGGCGTTTCGGCGCGGCGGACGGCGTCCTTCTGCACCAGCGCGATCCCGGCATTGTTGAAGTGGTACTCGGCCACGCGCTGGAACAGCCGCCGCGCCTCGTCCGCGCGCCCGGCGCCATCCAGCGCCAGCGCGCGGTGATAGGTGGCATACGGATCGTTCGGATCGGCGTGCTCGAAGTGCGCGGCCGCCTGCGCGTAGTGCTGCTGCAGCAGCTCGATCATCCCCATCAGCTCGTGCGCCGCCTCGGCCTTGCGCGGGTCGGAGAGCGGCTCCACCGCCGTCATGTAGCGGCGATACGCCTCACCCGCCGCCGCGTAGTCGCCGCGGCGCGCGGCCAGCATCCCCTCCCAGTACGCCGCGTTGGCCTCCGCGCGGCGCCGGAAGTTGGCCGAGCCGCTCCCCTCCGCCTCGCTCGCGGCCAGCTGGTTGCGTTGGGTGACGGCGCGGCCGGCGGCATCCAGCAGGTTCGCGTGCAGCGCGACGACGGCCTCCGTCTCCAGCGCGAAGATCTTCGAGCCGAGCGGGTCGGGCACGTTCATCCCGTCGATCGACGCCACCAGCCGGTCCAGCTCCTCCACCGCGGCCCGCGGGTTCCCCTGGTGCACCGACACCAGCGCGCGCCAGACGGGATACGTCGCCTTCTCGTTCCCCCGCCCCAAAGCGGCCGCCGTCTCGTAGTCGGCGCGCGCCTGGTCGTACCGGCCCAGGAACGAGTTCACGTGCCCGCGCTGCTGCAGCGGCGATCCCTCGCGCGGCGCCAGCTGGGCCGAGCGCGTGTACGCCGCCCGCGCGGCCTCCAGCTGCCCCTGCATGCGGAAAACGTCGCCCTGCACGTCGTACACGTAGCTCTCGTCGGGCGCGGCGGCCACGGCGACGCGGATCGCCTCCTCCGCCTTCGGCAGGTCGCGCGGCTCGGCGAGGTACTGGTTGGCCAGCGTCATCAGCGCCGGCGCGAACTGCGCCGCCGCCTGGGTGGCCTGCCGCAGCGTGGCGCGGGCGTCCTCTTCGCGCCCCAGGAGCGCCTGTACGCGGGCCAGCTCCATCAGCGCGCGCGGGGTGTTCGGCTGCGCGGCCACGAGCTGCTGCGCCAGGGTGAGCTCACCCTGCACGTCGTTGTCGAGGTCCTTCCGCGCCATCTGGATCAGCAGCCGCTCGGCCGGCGTAGCTTGCGCCGCGTTCGCCTCCGCGCGCTCCAGGTTGGCGCGGAACTCGTCCAGCGAGTTGGCGTTCTCGGCCAGCTGGAGATAGGCGAACGCGAACGCCGGGTCCGCCTGCACCGCCATCGCGAAGTGCTCGCGCGCGGAGACGGGGTTCCCGAAGTCCATGTCGTGCTGCCCGGCCGCGAAGTGCTCCATGGCCGCCTGCGGGTGCTGCGCGGACGGGAACATCATCGTGGCGCGGCGGATCTGCGGCTGGGGCTGCGCCGCCAGTACGTGCGCGGACAACACGGCCAGCGCGGCGGCCAGCAGCGGCGCGAGGCGTGGGAGCTTCATGGGGCCTCCGTGGGCTGGAGGAGACGGATGACGGGCCCGGCGCGGAATCGCCCCGTGCTCGCCGGCCGGAGGGGACGGCAGGGTGGATACGCGCGGCGGGCGGAGATGGATCTCCGCCCGCCGCGGGTCGTTCAGGACTCAGGACGACGAGCCCGGTGCGATGTTCTGGTTCACCCGGAAGAGGTTCTCCGGGTCGTACCGCCGCTTCACCTCCACCAAGCGGGCGTAGTTGGCGCCGTACGCGGCGGGAACGCGGTCGGTCTCGTCCTGCGTGAGGAAG
This region includes:
- a CDS encoding tetratricopeptide repeat protein: MKLPRLAPLLAAALAVLSAHVLAAQPQPQIRRATMMFPSAQHPQAAMEHFAAGQHDMDFGNPVSAREHFAMAVQADPAFAFAYLQLAENANSLDEFRANLERAEANAAQATPAERLLIQMARKDLDNDVQGELTLAQQLVAAQPNTPRALMELARVQALLGREEDARATLRQATQAAAQFAPALMTLANQYLAEPRDLPKAEEAIRVAVAAAPDESYVYDVQGDVFRMQGQLEAARAAYTRSAQLAPREGSPLQQRGHVNSFLGRYDQARADYETAAALGRGNEKATYPVWRALVSVHQGNPRAAVEELDRLVASIDGMNVPDPLGSKIFALETEAVVALHANLLDAAGRAVTQRNQLAASEAEGSGSANFRRRAEANAAYWEGMLAARRGDYAAAGEAYRRYMTAVEPLSDPRKAEAAHELMGMIELLQQHYAQAAAHFEHADPNDPYATYHRALALDGAGRADEARRLFQRVAEYHFNNAGIALVQKDAVRRAETP